The Natrinema salaciae genome includes a window with the following:
- the larC gene encoding nickel pincer cofactor biosynthesis protein LarC gives MRVLAFDGRMGASGDMILAALLDAGADPDALEPVTEALEVEYRIETAHKSGIAATAVDVFLTDAGADSSSHAHEESADDHDHTEGGHTHTEDDHDHDHDHDGVRAEGHGPHRRYPEVREIVTEMGLESPVERDALAIFELLGEAEASVHGEALEEIHFHEVGADDAIADVVGAAALLHDIAPDRVVTTPLATGGGTVSMSHGEYPVPTPAVVELAERADWSLCGGPVDAELLTPTGAAILGHVADGVDSLPALELEGSGYGAGGYDLDPHPNVLRVLVGTGENRGELVTDDIAVLETNLDDATPEVLGGLQDTLADAGARDVTILPATMKKSRPGHLVKVVCKPADRARVARRLAEETGTLGVRDAGVTHRWIANREFEPVTLEIDGEEYDVTVKIASDTEGTVYDVSAEFDDAKAVARATGHPVRVVMERAERLARSDDAAE, from the coding sequence ATGCGAGTTCTCGCCTTCGACGGCCGCATGGGTGCCAGCGGCGACATGATCCTCGCCGCCCTCCTCGACGCCGGTGCCGATCCCGACGCCCTCGAGCCGGTGACCGAGGCGCTCGAGGTGGAGTATCGGATCGAAACGGCCCACAAGAGCGGTATCGCCGCGACGGCGGTCGACGTGTTTCTGACGGACGCCGGTGCCGACTCCAGTTCCCACGCGCACGAGGAATCAGCGGACGACCACGACCACACCGAGGGCGGCCACACTCACACCGAGGACGACCACGACCACGATCACGACCACGACGGCGTCCGCGCCGAAGGCCACGGTCCCCATCGACGCTATCCCGAAGTCCGCGAGATCGTCACGGAGATGGGTCTCGAGTCGCCGGTCGAGCGCGACGCGCTCGCGATCTTCGAACTGCTCGGCGAGGCAGAGGCCAGCGTCCACGGGGAGGCGCTCGAGGAGATTCACTTTCACGAGGTCGGGGCCGACGACGCGATCGCGGACGTCGTCGGAGCCGCGGCGCTGCTGCACGACATAGCGCCTGACCGCGTCGTCACGACGCCGCTCGCGACCGGCGGGGGGACGGTGTCGATGAGCCACGGCGAGTACCCCGTGCCGACGCCGGCCGTCGTCGAACTCGCTGAGCGGGCCGACTGGTCGCTGTGCGGCGGCCCGGTCGACGCGGAACTGCTCACGCCCACCGGGGCGGCGATCCTCGGCCACGTCGCCGACGGCGTCGACTCGCTTCCCGCACTCGAACTCGAGGGATCGGGGTACGGTGCGGGCGGCTACGACCTCGACCCGCACCCGAACGTGCTGCGCGTACTGGTCGGAACCGGCGAGAATCGCGGCGAACTCGTGACGGACGACATCGCGGTCCTCGAGACCAACCTCGACGACGCGACGCCGGAGGTGCTCGGCGGACTACAGGACACGCTGGCGGACGCGGGCGCTCGAGACGTGACGATCCTGCCCGCGACGATGAAGAAGTCCCGGCCGGGTCACCTCGTGAAGGTCGTCTGCAAGCCCGCGGATCGGGCGCGCGTCGCTCGGCGACTGGCCGAAGAGACCGGAACGCTCGGCGTCCGTGACGCGGGGGTTACGCATCGGTGGATCGCGAACCGGGAGTTCGAGCCCGTGACGCTCGAGATCGACGGCGAGGAGTACGACGTCACCGTGAAAATCGCGAGCGATACCGAGGGGACCGTCTACGACGTCAGCGCCGAGTTCGACGACGCGAAGGCGGTCGCTCGAGCGACCGGGCACCCGGTCCGGGTCGTGATGGAACGGGCGGAACGGCTCGCCCGTTCCGACGACGCGGCGGAGTGA
- a CDS encoding CDC48 family AAA ATPase, protein MNEVQLEVAKAYPNDSGRGIARLDPDTLLHLKLSPGDIIEIEGADTTAAKVWRADRQDWNTDTVRIDGFTRQNADVGIGERVTIRKAEATKADKLVLAPPEEASVQFGSDAAGMVKRQILKRPVVGRDIVPVMSSTNHPFMRSPGQAIPLIAVETEPEGVVLITEDTDVELREEPISGFEKTGGGITYEDIGGLQNEIQRVREMVELPMKHPQIFKKLGIEPPQGVLLHGPPGTGKTLLAKAVANETSASFFSIAGPEIISKYYGESEQQLREIFEDATEESPSIIFIDELDSIAPKREDVTGEVERRVVAQLLTMMDGLESRGQVIVIAATNRVDSVDPALRRPGRFDREIEIGVPDETGREEILQIHTRGMPLSDDVNLGHLADETHGFVGADIESLTKEAAMKALRRYLPEIDLDEEDIPPSLIDRMIVKREDFRGALNEVEPSAMREVLVELPKISWDDVGGLHEAKDQVKESVEWPLSNPERFSRLGVDPPAGVLLYGPPGTGKTLMAKAVANETNANFISVRGPQLLSKWVGESEKAIRQTFRKARQVSPTVIFFDELDALAPGRGGETGSNVSERVVNQLLTELDGLEEMENVMVIGATNRPDMIDPALLRSGRFDRLVMIGQPDIDGREKILEIHTQDTPLAADVTLREIAEITDGYVGSDLESIAREAAIEALREDEEADIVEMRHFRQAMENVRPTITDDILDYYEQIEEEFQGGTSGPDPTGRRGSRIGFQ, encoded by the coding sequence ATGAACGAAGTCCAACTGGAGGTTGCGAAGGCGTACCCGAACGACTCGGGTCGTGGTATCGCCCGACTCGACCCGGACACGCTGTTGCATCTGAAGCTCAGTCCGGGCGACATCATCGAAATCGAGGGTGCAGATACGACTGCCGCGAAGGTCTGGCGTGCGGACCGGCAGGACTGGAACACGGACACCGTCCGTATCGACGGCTTCACCCGCCAGAACGCCGACGTCGGCATCGGCGAACGGGTGACGATTCGTAAAGCCGAAGCGACGAAAGCCGACAAACTGGTGCTCGCACCGCCCGAGGAGGCGTCGGTCCAGTTCGGTTCCGACGCCGCCGGCATGGTGAAACGCCAGATCCTGAAGCGCCCGGTCGTCGGTCGCGACATCGTCCCCGTGATGTCCTCGACGAACCACCCGTTCATGCGGTCGCCCGGCCAGGCGATTCCCCTGATCGCCGTCGAAACCGAACCCGAAGGCGTCGTTCTCATCACCGAGGACACCGACGTCGAACTCCGCGAGGAACCTATCTCGGGCTTCGAGAAGACCGGCGGCGGGATCACGTACGAGGACATCGGCGGTCTGCAAAACGAGATCCAGCGGGTCCGGGAGATGGTCGAACTCCCGATGAAACACCCGCAGATCTTCAAGAAGCTCGGGATCGAGCCGCCCCAGGGCGTGCTCTTGCACGGTCCGCCAGGGACCGGGAAGACGCTGCTCGCCAAAGCCGTCGCCAACGAGACCTCCGCCAGTTTCTTCTCTATCGCAGGCCCGGAGATCATCTCGAAGTACTACGGCGAGTCCGAACAGCAACTCAGGGAGATTTTCGAGGACGCAACCGAGGAGTCGCCGTCGATCATCTTCATCGACGAACTCGACTCCATCGCCCCGAAACGCGAGGACGTCACCGGCGAGGTCGAACGCCGCGTCGTCGCCCAGCTGCTGACGATGATGGACGGCCTCGAGTCACGGGGCCAGGTCATCGTCATCGCGGCGACCAACCGCGTCGACAGCGTCGATCCGGCGCTCCGTCGACCGGGTCGGTTCGACCGGGAGATCGAGATCGGCGTCCCGGACGAGACGGGACGGGAGGAGATCCTGCAGATCCACACCCGCGGGATGCCCCTCTCGGACGACGTCAACCTCGGTCACCTCGCCGACGAGACCCACGGCTTCGTCGGTGCCGACATCGAGAGTCTGACGAAGGAAGCGGCGATGAAGGCGCTCCGGCGCTACCTGCCGGAGATCGATCTCGACGAGGAGGACATCCCGCCGAGCCTGATCGACAGGATGATCGTCAAGCGGGAGGACTTCCGCGGCGCGCTGAACGAGGTCGAGCCGTCGGCGATGCGGGAGGTCCTCGTCGAACTGCCGAAGATCTCCTGGGACGACGTCGGCGGCCTCCACGAGGCGAAAGACCAGGTGAAAGAATCCGTCGAGTGGCCGCTCTCGAACCCCGAACGGTTCAGCCGGCTGGGCGTCGACCCGCCGGCCGGCGTCCTGCTGTACGGGCCACCGGGCACCGGGAAGACCCTCATGGCCAAGGCCGTCGCCAACGAGACGAACGCCAACTTCATCTCCGTGCGGGGCCCGCAACTCCTCTCGAAGTGGGTCGGCGAATCGGAGAAAGCCATCCGCCAGACCTTCCGCAAGGCGCGGCAGGTCTCGCCGACGGTCATTTTCTTCGACGAGCTCGACGCACTCGCGCCGGGCCGGGGCGGTGAAACCGGCTCGAACGTCTCCGAGCGGGTCGTCAACCAGCTCCTGACCGAACTCGACGGGCTCGAGGAGATGGAGAACGTGATGGTCATCGGTGCGACCAACCGTCCGGACATGATCGACCCCGCGCTGCTGCGCTCCGGCCGATTCGACCGGCTGGTCATGATCGGGCAGCCCGACATCGACGGCCGCGAGAAGATCCTCGAGATCCACACCCAGGACACGCCGCTGGCCGCGGACGTCACGCTGCGCGAGATCGCCGAGATCACGGACGGCTACGTCGGGAGCGACCTCGAGTCGATCGCCCGCGAGGCGGCCATCGAGGCGCTGCGCGAGGACGAGGAGGCGGACATCGTCGAGATGCGCCACTTCCGCCAGGCCATGGAGAACGTCCGGCCGACGATCACGGACGACATCCTCGACTACTACGAGCAGATCGAAGAGGAGTTCCAGGGCGGCACGAGCGGCCCCGATCCGACGGGTCGTCGCGGGAGCCGCATCGGCTTCCAGTAG
- a CDS encoding AAA family ATPase: MSSSESDGVTLSVRAAEKGDAGRGVARIPEPARRKLGVLSGDTVVIEGDETTVAKMWPADQSVPETAVQIDGDTRANAGVHVGDSVSVRAKDKSTITDADRVTLIAPPGLPDKQRRAAEREATTNLRNRPVRAGEQIRIEGIDQQPFRVTDTDPAGDVRITAETTIRIAAADAGPGGTATASATGDRTRGSSDSPGATPSHEPGSETEADEPAANSGVTYEDIGGLDEELELVREMIELPLSEPELFRRLGVEPPSGVLLYGPPGTGKTLIARAVANEVDAHFETISGPEIMSKYKGESEERLREVFETAEANAPTIVFFDEIDSIAGTRDDEGDAENRIVGQLLTLMDGLDARGEVIVIGATNRVDTIDPALRRGGRFDREIQIGVPDEEGRREILEVHTRGMPLADNVDVDGIARRTHGFVGADLDAVASEAAMAAIRDRPTDADDRRDWNRNPTVRKTHFDAALASIEPSAMREYVAESPTTDFSDVGGLEAAKQTLRESVEWPLTYDRLFEATNTDPPSGVLLYGPPGTGKTLLARALAGETDVNFVRVDGPEIVDRYVGESEKAIREVFERARQSAPSIVFFDEIDAITAARGEGHEVTERVVSQLLTELDGMRENPNLVVLAATNRKDQIDPALLRPGRLDTHVFVGEPDLEAREKILAVHTEGKPLADDVDVAELAAELEGYTGADLEALVRNASMRAIREVADEYDPETANEKASEVRIERRHLEAAREGTDRP; the protein is encoded by the coding sequence ATGAGTTCGTCGGAATCGGACGGCGTGACGCTGTCTGTTCGCGCTGCGGAGAAAGGGGACGCCGGTCGGGGCGTCGCGCGAATTCCCGAGCCGGCGCGGCGAAAGCTCGGGGTTCTCAGCGGCGATACCGTCGTGATCGAGGGCGACGAGACGACGGTCGCCAAGATGTGGCCCGCGGATCAGTCGGTCCCGGAAACCGCCGTACAGATCGACGGTGACACCCGTGCGAACGCCGGCGTCCACGTCGGTGACTCGGTGTCGGTCCGGGCGAAAGACAAGTCGACCATCACCGACGCCGATCGGGTCACGCTGATCGCGCCGCCGGGGCTCCCCGACAAACAGCGCCGCGCCGCCGAACGCGAGGCGACGACGAACCTTCGCAATCGACCGGTGCGCGCCGGCGAACAGATCCGGATCGAGGGGATCGATCAGCAGCCGTTCCGGGTCACCGACACGGACCCCGCCGGCGACGTTCGGATCACGGCCGAGACGACGATCCGGATCGCCGCCGCCGACGCGGGACCGGGCGGCACCGCGACCGCGTCCGCCACCGGCGATCGAACCCGGGGCTCGAGCGACTCGCCGGGAGCCACGCCGAGTCACGAACCCGGCTCCGAGACGGAGGCGGACGAACCGGCAGCGAACTCCGGCGTCACGTACGAGGACATCGGCGGGCTCGACGAGGAACTCGAACTCGTCCGCGAGATGATCGAACTCCCCCTCTCGGAACCGGAGCTGTTCCGGCGACTCGGCGTCGAGCCGCCGTCGGGCGTCCTGCTGTACGGCCCGCCGGGCACCGGCAAGACGCTGATCGCCCGCGCCGTCGCCAACGAGGTCGACGCCCACTTCGAGACGATCTCGGGGCCGGAGATCATGTCGAAGTACAAAGGCGAGAGCGAGGAACGCCTCCGCGAGGTGTTCGAGACGGCCGAAGCGAACGCCCCGACGATCGTCTTCTTCGACGAGATCGACTCGATCGCCGGCACGCGCGACGACGAGGGGGACGCCGAAAACCGGATCGTCGGCCAACTGCTGACGCTGATGGACGGGCTCGACGCTCGTGGCGAGGTGATCGTCATCGGCGCGACGAACCGCGTCGATACGATCGATCCCGCGCTCCGGCGCGGCGGTCGCTTCGATCGCGAGATTCAGATCGGGGTCCCCGACGAGGAGGGTCGCCGGGAAATTCTCGAGGTCCACACCCGTGGGATGCCCCTCGCTGACAACGTCGACGTCGACGGGATCGCGCGACGGACCCACGGCTTCGTCGGGGCGGATCTGGACGCCGTCGCGAGCGAGGCCGCGATGGCCGCGATCCGCGATCGTCCGACCGACGCCGACGACCGGCGCGACTGGAACCGAAACCCGACGGTTCGGAAGACCCACTTCGACGCCGCGCTCGCGTCCATCGAACCGTCCGCCATGCGCGAGTACGTCGCCGAGTCGCCGACCACCGACTTCTCGGACGTCGGCGGCCTCGAGGCGGCGAAGCAGACGCTCCGCGAGTCCGTCGAGTGGCCGCTGACCTACGACCGGCTCTTCGAAGCGACGAACACCGATCCGCCCTCCGGCGTCCTGCTGTACGGCCCGCCCGGAACGGGCAAGACGTTGCTCGCTCGCGCACTGGCGGGCGAGACGGACGTCAACTTCGTCCGCGTCGATGGCCCCGAGATCGTCGACCGGTACGTCGGCGAGAGCGAAAAGGCGATCCGCGAGGTGTTCGAGCGTGCCCGGCAGTCGGCCCCGTCGATCGTCTTCTTCGACGAGATCGATGCGATCACGGCCGCCCGCGGCGAGGGCCACGAGGTCACCGAGCGCGTCGTCTCGCAGCTCCTGACCGAACTCGACGGCATGCGGGAGAACCCCAATCTCGTCGTACTGGCCGCGACCAACCGCAAGGACCAGATCGATCCCGCCTTGCTTCGGCCGGGCAGACTCGACACGCACGTCTTCGTCGGCGAACCCGATCTCGAGGCTCGAGAAAAGATCCTCGCGGTCCACACCGAGGGGAAACCCCTCGCCGACGACGTCGACGTCGCCGAACTCGCCGCCGAACTCGAGGGCTACACCGGGGCCGACCTCGAGGCGCTGGTCAGGAACGCCTCGATGCGGGCGATCCGTGAAGTCGCCGACGAGTACGACCCCGAGACGGCAAACGAGAAGGCGTCGGAGGTCCGGATCGAGCGGCGGCACCTCGAGGCCGCTCGCGAGGGGACCGACCGGCCCTAG
- a CDS encoding helix-turn-helix domain-containing protein: protein MGLVAEFQLNSPDLPLTETVAAVPGSTLYIERILVVDPDRPIVLCRAVDDDGALPEALAADPTVETCTTLTDADGGALYRIKLRDPPLPIYRKYVELGTTPLGGIVTVDGWWGRARFPDREALAEYRTFCTDRGGTFKLERLTREPSTDDPPFGLTREQYEALTAAHEAGYFAVPREASTEDVGDRLGISAPSASERLRRGIDRLLENAL from the coding sequence ATGGGCCTCGTCGCAGAGTTTCAGCTCAACTCTCCCGACTTGCCGTTGACGGAGACGGTCGCGGCAGTGCCGGGGAGTACGCTCTACATCGAACGCATACTCGTCGTCGACCCGGATCGACCGATCGTTCTCTGTCGAGCGGTCGACGACGACGGCGCGCTTCCCGAGGCGCTCGCGGCCGATCCCACGGTCGAAACGTGCACGACGCTCACCGACGCGGACGGAGGCGCGCTGTATCGGATCAAGCTTCGGGATCCGCCGCTGCCGATCTACCGAAAGTACGTCGAACTCGGAACCACGCCGCTGGGCGGAATCGTGACCGTCGACGGCTGGTGGGGGCGAGCGCGATTTCCCGACAGGGAGGCGCTCGCGGAGTACCGGACGTTCTGTACGGACCGCGGCGGGACCTTCAAACTCGAGCGGCTCACTCGAGAACCGTCGACGGACGACCCACCGTTCGGCCTCACCCGCGAACAGTACGAGGCGCTGACCGCGGCCCACGAGGCGGGATACTTCGCGGTCCCCCGTGAGGCGTCGACCGAGGACGTCGGCGATCGCCTCGGAATTTCGGCACCGTCTGCCTCCGAACGGCTACGACGCGGGATCGATCGACTGCTCGAGAACGCGCTGTAG
- a CDS encoding ribonucleotide-diphosphate reductase subunit beta → MSTDGLPAMQLETGTRSHNYYRNAVEKHWDPHEIDLEADLEGAAELPEPAFEGLKQSLALFGAGEESVTEDLAPLAVVLEDIGDQMFITTQLYEESKHTDFFDRYWREVIHAEEKRRGQELSSPTDERWFSEPYDELFERNERAMARLLEADTPENRAKAHCHYHLTIEGILAQTGYYGLTLAYGENEPELPDLPGLVEGLKLIRSDEGRHVGFGMAKLKSLVSEGQVESDLLRETIDELVPLVQESLTSDEGASTEGGPGPSPSDLADYAYTKHEQRMQQITSASEEIPDVDELTELEA, encoded by the coding sequence ATGAGCACTGACGGCCTCCCTGCGATGCAACTCGAGACGGGAACTCGATCGCACAACTACTACCGAAACGCAGTCGAGAAACACTGGGACCCGCACGAGATCGATCTCGAGGCGGACCTCGAGGGGGCCGCCGAACTGCCGGAGCCGGCGTTCGAGGGCCTCAAGCAGTCGCTCGCGCTGTTCGGCGCTGGCGAGGAGTCGGTGACGGAGGACCTCGCGCCGCTGGCGGTCGTGCTGGAGGACATCGGCGATCAGATGTTCATCACGACGCAGCTCTACGAGGAGTCGAAACACACCGACTTCTTCGATCGCTACTGGCGAGAGGTGATCCACGCCGAAGAGAAACGGCGCGGGCAGGAGCTCTCGTCGCCGACGGACGAGCGGTGGTTCAGCGAGCCCTACGACGAGCTCTTCGAGCGCAACGAGCGGGCGATGGCGCGACTCCTCGAGGCGGACACGCCGGAGAACCGCGCGAAGGCCCACTGCCACTACCACCTGACGATCGAAGGAATTCTGGCCCAGACCGGCTACTACGGGCTCACCCTCGCGTACGGTGAGAACGAACCCGAACTGCCCGACCTGCCGGGGCTGGTCGAGGGGCTCAAGCTGATCCGCAGCGACGAGGGACGCCACGTCGGCTTCGGGATGGCGAAACTCAAATCGCTCGTGAGCGAGGGACAGGTCGAGTCCGACCTCCTCCGCGAAACCATCGACGAACTCGTTCCCCTCGTCCAGGAGAGCCTGACGAGCGACGAGGGGGCCAGTACCGAGGGCGGCCCCGGTCCGAGCCCGTCCGATCTGGCCGACTACGCGTACACGAAACACGAACAGCGGATGCAACAGATCACCAGTGCGAGCGAGGAGATCCCGGACGTCGACGAGCTGACCGAACTCGAGGCGTAA
- a CDS encoding DUF7128 family protein, producing the protein MVVQTERDDVTWYECETCGLLFDEKSDATEHEKRCDGSDPTYIQ; encoded by the coding sequence ATGGTCGTCCAGACAGAACGCGACGACGTCACCTGGTACGAGTGCGAGACCTGCGGGCTCCTCTTCGACGAGAAGTCGGACGCGACGGAACACGAGAAACGGTGCGACGGCTCCGACCCGACCTACATCCAGTAG
- a CDS encoding DUF7508 domain-containing protein, whose protein sequence is MPLQKPWRDLERETVAAAPDRPGVYELGDGSGAVLAVDHGVLRDELKTALAYGDGDRVRWTETHTLEGARDLAAEHRDRLD, encoded by the coding sequence ATGCCGCTGCAGAAACCCTGGCGCGACCTCGAGCGTGAGACGGTCGCCGCCGCCCCGGATCGACCCGGCGTCTACGAACTCGGCGACGGCTCCGGAGCGGTGCTGGCGGTCGATCACGGCGTCCTCCGGGACGAACTCAAGACCGCGTTGGCCTACGGCGACGGCGACCGCGTCCGGTGGACGGAAACCCACACGCTCGAGGGAGCGCGCGACCTCGCCGCCGAGCACCGCGACCGGCTCGACTGA
- a CDS encoding DUF5796 family protein, giving the protein MSARNNVAPSTIGVDLVDGGVVVEYHDGRDVFYHGPPKPVEGPLTTPPGKEVHVLVTDPDGVEGVMTYVNDRNTHDDILETTGVGRVMLERDDEEELFPGVTVATEAYSIRVEADLSVVDGRVFVFAEDELSEHAYELVESAD; this is encoded by the coding sequence ATGAGCGCGCGCAACAACGTCGCTCCGAGTACGATCGGCGTCGATCTCGTCGACGGCGGGGTGGTCGTCGAGTACCACGACGGCCGGGACGTGTTCTACCACGGTCCGCCGAAACCCGTCGAGGGGCCGCTGACCACGCCACCGGGGAAGGAAGTCCACGTCCTCGTCACCGACCCCGACGGCGTCGAGGGCGTCATGACGTACGTCAACGACCGGAACACCCACGACGACATCCTCGAGACGACCGGCGTCGGCCGCGTGATGCTCGAGCGCGACGACGAGGAGGAACTGTTTCCGGGCGTGACCGTCGCGACCGAGGCCTATTCGATCCGCGTCGAGGCCGATCTCTCGGTCGTCGACGGCCGGGTGTTCGTCTTCGCCGAGGACGAGCTCAGCGAACACGCCTACGAACTCGTCGAGAGCGCCGACTGA
- a CDS encoding shikimate kinase — MDGRAVAPAAGTVLNALATGTGSAFAIDLETTATVELTDDGAVVGEIAGQPEADATLIERCTAMTIAEYAERAGLDESTVGARVETESEVPMAAGLKSSSAAANATVLATLDALEVADSVERIEACRLGVRAARDAGVTATGAFDDASASMLGGVTVTDNTSDALLVRDEIDWQAAVYTPPEQAYSADADVSACERVAPMAALVEELALDGRYGEAMTVNGFAFSAALGFSTDPMIEALPDVTGVSLSGTGPSYVAVGDRNSLEAVRDRWDERDGTTRLLRTRTDGTRTI; from the coding sequence ATGGATGGCCGTGCCGTCGCTCCCGCAGCCGGGACCGTACTCAACGCGCTCGCGACCGGGACGGGATCGGCGTTCGCGATCGATCTCGAGACGACGGCGACGGTCGAGCTCACCGACGACGGCGCGGTCGTCGGCGAGATCGCCGGACAGCCCGAGGCCGACGCGACGCTCATCGAGCGCTGTACCGCGATGACGATCGCCGAGTACGCCGAACGGGCAGGACTGGACGAGTCGACCGTCGGCGCTCGCGTCGAGACCGAGAGCGAGGTCCCGATGGCCGCTGGACTGAAGAGTTCCAGCGCCGCGGCCAACGCCACGGTGCTCGCGACGCTGGACGCCCTCGAGGTCGCCGATTCCGTCGAGCGGATCGAGGCCTGCCGGCTCGGCGTCCGGGCCGCCCGCGACGCCGGCGTGACGGCCACGGGCGCGTTCGACGACGCCAGCGCGAGCATGCTCGGCGGCGTGACGGTGACCGACAACACGAGCGACGCGCTACTCGTCCGCGACGAAATCGATTGGCAGGCGGCCGTCTACACGCCGCCCGAACAGGCATACAGCGCCGACGCCGACGTCTCGGCCTGCGAGCGCGTCGCCCCGATGGCCGCCCTCGTCGAAGAGCTCGCGCTCGATGGCCGCTACGGCGAGGCCATGACGGTCAACGGCTTCGCCTTCTCGGCCGCGCTCGGGTTCTCGACCGACCCCATGATCGAGGCCCTGCCCGACGTCACCGGCGTCTCGCTCTCCGGCACCGGTCCGAGCTACGTCGCCGTCGGCGATCGGAACTCGCTCGAGGCGGTCCGAGACCGATGGGACGAACGGGACGGAACGACACGACTACTGCGGACGCGAACGGACGGAACACGAACGATATGA
- a CDS encoding chorismate mutase: MTRDHTDATTDGGTDEEDRTPEEMDLDELREEIRTIDQEIVELIAQRTYVADTIAAVKDEQGLPTTDEKQEQQVMERAGDNAEQFDVDANLVKAIFRLLIELNKVEQRESR; encoded by the coding sequence ATGACTCGAGACCACACTGACGCGACGACGGACGGCGGGACCGACGAGGAGGATCGCACCCCCGAAGAGATGGACCTCGACGAGCTTCGCGAGGAGATCCGGACCATCGACCAGGAGATCGTCGAACTGATCGCCCAGCGGACGTACGTCGCGGACACGATCGCCGCGGTCAAAGACGAACAGGGACTCCCGACGACCGACGAGAAGCAGGAACAGCAGGTCATGGAGCGGGCAGGCGACAACGCCGAACAGTTCGACGTCGACGCAAACCTCGTGAAGGCGATCTTTCGGCTGTTGATCGAACTGAACAAGGTGGAACAGCGGGAGAGCCGATAG
- a CDS encoding thermonuclease family protein: MRFDRRDYLSVVGSATSILVAGCTGDSEPDSDTADPDTEDSEDAGETNTQNDENSSTSTEDEPESERIPVYVSDVLTGDTYEVEYEDGTTETVRLAGIDAPAEEKDEVDYEAFGYESNQTARLADFGYKARRLGQAEIWREDVEVEIDPTTPETDENGNRLVFIHHEYGGGRGQDSVWNMSQKLIGLGLARTVDVESKYRDELANAESSAIERGEGMWEYSNG; encoded by the coding sequence ATGAGATTCGATAGACGAGATTACCTTTCGGTAGTCGGTTCGGCGACAAGTATCCTTGTTGCAGGATGTACGGGCGACAGTGAGCCCGATTCCGACACGGCCGACCCAGACACCGAGGACAGCGAAGATGCTGGAGAGACCAACACACAGAACGACGAGAATTCCTCCACCTCAACCGAAGACGAGCCAGAATCTGAGAGGATACCTGTCTACGTCTCCGATGTCCTCACTGGCGACACCTATGAGGTCGAGTACGAGGACGGCACGACCGAGACGGTTCGCCTCGCAGGTATCGACGCGCCTGCGGAAGAGAAGGACGAGGTTGACTACGAGGCGTTCGGGTACGAGTCCAACCAGACGGCACGCCTTGCTGACTTCGGCTACAAGGCGCGGCGCTTGGGTCAGGCGGAAATCTGGCGCGAGGATGTCGAGGTCGAAATCGACCCTACCACTCCTGAGACTGACGAGAACGGCAATCGACTCGTCTTCATCCACCACGAGTACGGGGGCGGACGGGGGCAAGATAGCGTCTGGAACATGAGTCAGAAACTCATCGGTCTCGGCCTCGCCCGTACCGTCGATGTGGAGTCGAAGTACCGCGACGAACTCGCTAACGCAGAGTCGAGTGCCATCGAGCGTGGCGAGGGGATGTGGGAGTACAGTAACGGGTAG
- a CDS encoding helix-turn-helix domain-containing protein — translation MRAVTFTLDQPESSHIAYRMFGADSEFEREQIYHLNVLADETVILLGRLRGDLDEARRLLGDHTDVLGYSISSEEPQNGLVYIHARPPPAMKRFLELPRIHEVFFNFPIGSTSDGRLSVEMLGETNDVLREALADVPPQLDVTIERIGPYPDAGGHIVALLTDRQREVLDVALSLGYYDVPRQATHSDIAERLDCSVATVGEHLQKIESRVFKHIRP, via the coding sequence ATGCGGGCTGTCACCTTCACGCTCGACCAACCAGAGAGTTCACACATCGCATACAGAATGTTCGGTGCGGACTCGGAATTCGAAAGAGAGCAAATCTACCATCTCAACGTCCTCGCGGATGAAACCGTCATCCTGCTTGGTCGGCTCCGAGGTGACCTCGACGAAGCGAGACGATTGCTGGGTGACCACACGGACGTACTCGGGTACAGTATCTCCAGCGAGGAGCCACAGAACGGGCTCGTGTATATACACGCTCGGCCACCGCCTGCCATGAAGCGGTTCTTAGAGCTCCCCCGAATCCACGAGGTGTTCTTCAATTTCCCGATCGGGAGTACCAGCGACGGACGGCTCAGCGTGGAGATGCTTGGCGAGACGAACGATGTGTTACGAGAGGCGCTTGCTGACGTGCCGCCGCAACTCGACGTGACTATCGAGCGTATCGGCCCGTATCCGGACGCAGGAGGACACATCGTAGCCCTGTTGACCGACCGCCAACGAGAGGTGCTGGATGTCGCTCTGTCCCTCGGATACTACGACGTTCCACGGCAGGCGACCCATAGTGATATCGCGGAACGACTGGACTGTTCTGTTGCCACCGTGGGTGAGCATCTCCAGAAAATCGAATCCCGCGTATTCAAGCATATCCGTCCCTGA